Proteins encoded by one window of Gammaproteobacteria bacterium:
- a CDS encoding SDR family NAD(P)-dependent oxidoreductase, with protein sequence MTDFINKTAFVTGAASGIGLAISRALLDHGTRVMMADINAEGLAAAAD encoded by the coding sequence ATGACGGACTTTATTAATAAAACCGCCTTTGTGACCGGCGCTGCTTCAGGCATCGGTTTAGCCATTTCCCGGGCCTTGCTCGATCACGGAACCCGGGTAATGATGGCCGACATCAATGCCGAAGGACTGGCTGCTGCAGCCGAT
- a CDS encoding nuclear transport factor 2 family protein: MTTLHPSIQKWFDVWESGKLEELPVTDDFSHTSPFGTIAPKSAYLEIVSKNRAEFLGNVFTILDQIQEGNKLVVRYDLSNKNTGLEMRVCECYELEGDLINEIHAYYNIGNAEIKA, encoded by the coding sequence ATGACCACTCTCCACCCCAGCATTCAGAAATGGTTCGACGTTTGGGAATCCGGTAAGCTTGAAGAACTCCCGGTCACCGACGACTTTTCGCACACCAGTCCCTTTGGAACCATCGCCCCCAAGAGCGCCTATCTGGAGATCGTGAGCAAGAACCGCGCCGAGTTTCTGGGCAATGTGTTCACCATCCTTGATCAGATACAAGAAGGCAATAAACTTGTGGTGCGTTATGACCTTAGCAATAAAAATACCGGACTGGAAATGCGGGTGTGTGAATGCTATGAGCTCGAAGGCGATCTGATCAATGAAATACACGCCTATTACAATATCGGGAACGCCGAGATCAAGGCTTGA